In Mycobacterium sp. Aquia_216, a genomic segment contains:
- a CDS encoding MarR family winged helix-turn-helix transcriptional regulator has product MSQSHDEPLGFLLYRVMASLRPQVAAELKPLGIGLPEFVCMRILANHPGLTSAELARGTNVSAQAMNQVLHALEDRGALSRATSAPAGRAMPAQLTRRGKALLKRADTAVAVAEQRILTRLAAEQQSQLKELLYAAGTP; this is encoded by the coding sequence ATGAGTCAATCCCACGATGAGCCTTTGGGGTTCCTGCTGTACCGAGTGATGGCATCGTTGCGGCCCCAGGTTGCCGCGGAGCTCAAACCGCTGGGGATCGGCCTGCCCGAATTCGTCTGCATGCGGATCTTGGCCAACCACCCCGGGCTTACGAGTGCGGAATTGGCGCGCGGCACCAACGTCTCCGCGCAGGCGATGAACCAGGTGCTGCATGCACTCGAGGACCGCGGCGCACTGAGCCGGGCAACGTCGGCGCCGGCGGGTCGCGCGATGCCGGCCCAACTGACGCGGCGCGGCAAGGCCCTGCTGAAGCGCGCCGATACCGCCGTGGCGGTCGCCGAGCAGCGAATTCTGACCCGGCTCGCCGCCGAGCAGCAAAGTCAGCTCAAGGAACTGCTTTATGCTGCGGGCACCCCTTGA
- a CDS encoding glycoside hydrolase family 16 protein, translated as MRMPGMDRRRMMTLAGFGALAAAIPTASAGAAPARSGSYLFHDEFDGPAGSAPDPSKWLVANHRTPIHNPTGFDRPEFFGQYRDSRQNVFVDGKSNLVLRANRDGGDYFGGLVSGTWRGAIGTTWEARVKLNCLTGGCWPAWWLSNDDPGRSGEVDLMEWYGNGQWPPGTTVHANPDGTAFETRPIAVDGAWHNWRVTWNAGGMYFWEDYAEGAEPYFSVPATGIEDLHDSLRMWPFNDVGYTMFPVLNLAVGGSGGGDPAAGAYPSEMLVDWVRVF; from the coding sequence CTGCGGATGCCAGGTATGGATCGTCGCCGGATGATGACGCTGGCGGGATTCGGTGCGCTGGCCGCGGCCATCCCCACTGCGAGCGCCGGCGCCGCGCCGGCCCGCTCCGGGTCGTACCTGTTTCACGATGAATTCGACGGCCCGGCCGGCTCGGCTCCCGATCCGTCGAAATGGCTTGTGGCTAACCACCGTACGCCGATCCATAATCCGACCGGGTTCGACCGGCCCGAGTTTTTCGGGCAGTACCGCGACAGCCGGCAGAACGTGTTCGTCGACGGCAAGTCGAACCTGGTACTGCGCGCCAACCGAGACGGGGGCGACTACTTCGGCGGCCTGGTGAGCGGCACCTGGCGGGGCGCCATCGGGACCACCTGGGAGGCGCGCGTCAAACTCAACTGCCTTACCGGCGGCTGCTGGCCGGCCTGGTGGTTGTCCAATGACGATCCGGGTCGTAGCGGGGAAGTGGACCTGATGGAGTGGTACGGCAACGGGCAGTGGCCCCCGGGTACCACCGTGCACGCCAATCCGGACGGCACGGCCTTTGAGACCCGCCCGATCGCGGTCGACGGCGCCTGGCACAACTGGCGGGTGACGTGGAATGCGGGCGGCATGTACTTCTGGGAAGACTATGCCGAGGGTGCCGAACCGTACTTCAGCGTCCCGGCCACCGGTATCGAGGATCTGCACGACTCGCTCCGAATGTGGCCGTTCAACGACGTCGGGTACACGATGTTTCCGGTGCTGAACCTCGCGGTCGGCGGTTCCGGGGGCGGTGACCCTGCGGCGGGCGCCTATCCGTCGGAAATGCTGGTCGACTGGGTGCGGGTCTTCTGA
- a CDS encoding glycoside hydrolase family 16 protein produces the protein MDRRSMLLTTGLGMLAAAAATPLPEAAARPAPPDAPTAGPGGPFIFADEFDGPPGSPPDPGKWTIQTWQDDVFPPVEGIYRDDRQNVFQDGHSNLVLCATHDFFSNTYYSGKLRGNFRSMINQTWEAKIKLDCLTPGLWPSFWGVNEDPLPDGEVDIFEWYGNGTWAPGTTVHAASNGKTWEGKSIPGLVDGDWHTWRMHWGEEGFEFSRDGAEYFKVGNKPIHVAGGAPDDFRWPFNIPGYWMTPMFTLAVGGVGAGDPAAGVFPARMLVDYIRIW, from the coding sequence ATGGATCGTCGCAGCATGTTGTTGACGACTGGGCTCGGCATGCTGGCAGCTGCGGCGGCGACGCCTCTCCCGGAAGCCGCGGCGCGCCCCGCACCGCCGGACGCGCCGACTGCTGGACCGGGTGGGCCGTTCATCTTTGCCGACGAGTTCGACGGGCCTCCGGGATCTCCTCCCGATCCGGGCAAGTGGACGATCCAGACCTGGCAGGACGACGTCTTCCCGCCCGTCGAGGGGATCTACCGCGACGACCGACAAAACGTTTTTCAGGACGGGCACTCCAACCTCGTCCTGTGCGCCACCCACGACTTTTTCAGCAACACCTATTACAGCGGCAAACTGCGTGGCAATTTCCGCAGCATGATCAACCAGACCTGGGAAGCCAAGATCAAACTGGACTGCCTGACCCCCGGTCTGTGGCCCTCGTTCTGGGGCGTCAACGAGGACCCGCTGCCGGACGGCGAGGTCGACATCTTCGAGTGGTACGGCAATGGCACCTGGGCTCCGGGCACCACGGTGCACGCGGCATCCAACGGCAAGACCTGGGAAGGCAAATCGATTCCCGGACTGGTCGACGGCGACTGGCACACCTGGCGAATGCATTGGGGCGAAGAGGGATTCGAGTTCTCGCGGGACGGCGCCGAGTACTTCAAGGTTGGCAACAAACCCATTCACGTTGCCGGCGGTGCTCCCGACGATTTCCGGTGGCCGTTCAACATCCCCGGCTACTGGATGACGCCGATGTTCACGCTTGCGGTGGGCGGCGTCGGTGCCGGCGATCCCGCCGCGGGTGTTTTCCCGGCGAGGATGCTCGTCGACTACATCCGCATCTGGTGA
- a CDS encoding glycosyltransferase family 39 protein, protein MSGRRVLDPLIVGVLATAVSLVDAGRPSFWYDEAATISAAYSRSLGQLWQMLSNVDAVHGLYYLLMHGWFQLVGAGEFWSRAPSGLAVGGAAAGVVVLGNQFSSRIVALTAGAICAVLPRSTWAGIEARPYAMSMMAAVWLTVLFVYAARRDSAAIWLAYGVAQAVSIVFDVYLVLLLPVHFAFLCAFLRTRTVVARFAITSVLASCTVAPFLVVAAGQVHQISWVAPIGHRTIEDVAVQQYFERSPWFAVLSALVIAVALAVWRWTDTKLVAADKQLLTLAVAWLLIPTAVIVVWSALVHPIYTPRYLCFTAPALALVLGVCIGALAAKPWVAAALVTGFAVAAAPNYLRVQRSPYAKYGMDYSQVADLITAEAAPGDCLLINDTVTFMPAPMRPLMAARPDAYRKLIDLTLWQRATDRKDVFDTNLIPEVVAQPLSGCHVVWIITQADESLPAHEQGSALPPGPRYGATPAFAVPHDLGFRLVERWQFNLVQVFKATR, encoded by the coding sequence GTGTCAGGGCGTCGCGTGCTGGACCCGCTGATCGTCGGAGTACTGGCCACCGCGGTAAGCCTTGTCGACGCCGGCCGTCCCTCGTTCTGGTACGACGAGGCCGCGACCATATCGGCCGCATACAGTCGCTCCCTTGGTCAGCTGTGGCAGATGTTGAGCAACGTCGACGCCGTCCACGGCCTGTACTACCTGCTCATGCACGGCTGGTTCCAGCTCGTCGGCGCAGGCGAGTTCTGGTCTCGCGCACCAAGCGGTCTGGCCGTCGGAGGCGCCGCGGCCGGAGTCGTGGTGCTGGGCAACCAGTTCTCTTCTCGCATCGTGGCGCTGACCGCCGGGGCGATCTGCGCGGTGCTGCCGCGGTCGACGTGGGCAGGCATCGAAGCCCGCCCCTACGCCATGTCGATGATGGCCGCGGTGTGGCTGACCGTACTGTTCGTCTACGCCGCGCGCCGCGACAGCGCCGCAATTTGGCTGGCTTACGGTGTTGCTCAAGCGGTTTCGATCGTGTTCGACGTGTACCTCGTACTGCTGTTGCCGGTGCACTTCGCCTTCCTCTGCGCCTTCCTGCGCACGCGAACGGTGGTGGCCCGGTTTGCCATCACGTCGGTTTTGGCGAGTTGTACCGTGGCGCCGTTTCTGGTCGTGGCCGCGGGTCAAGTGCATCAGATCAGTTGGGTCGCACCGATCGGGCACCGAACGATCGAAGACGTGGCGGTTCAGCAGTACTTCGAGCGCAGCCCGTGGTTCGCGGTGTTGTCGGCACTGGTGATCGCGGTAGCCCTTGCCGTGTGGCGCTGGACAGATACCAAACTCGTTGCGGCAGATAAGCAGTTGCTGACGTTGGCGGTCGCGTGGCTGCTGATACCGACCGCGGTGATCGTGGTGTGGTCGGCCCTGGTTCACCCCATCTACACGCCGCGCTATCTGTGCTTTACCGCGCCGGCGCTGGCCCTGGTCCTGGGCGTCTGCATTGGCGCACTGGCGGCCAAGCCCTGGGTGGCGGCGGCGCTGGTCACCGGTTTCGCCGTCGCGGCGGCACCGAATTACCTTCGGGTGCAACGTAGCCCGTATGCCAAGTACGGGATGGACTACAGCCAGGTGGCCGATCTGATCACCGCCGAGGCGGCGCCGGGCGATTGCCTACTGATTAACGACACAGTGACGTTTATGCCCGCACCGATGCGGCCGTTGATGGCGGCGCGCCCCGACGCCTACCGCAAGTTGATCGACCTCACCCTGTGGCAGCGGGCAACGGACCGCAAGGACGTCTTCGACACCAACCTGATCCCGGAAGTCGTCGCCCAACCGCTCAGTGGTTGCCACGTCGTGTGGATCATCACCCAGGCCGACGAGTCGCTGCCCGCCCACGAGCAGGGTTCGGCGTTGCCGCCCGGGCCGCGCTATGGAGCCACACCGGCCTTCGCGGTCCCGCACGACCTCGGCTTCCGGCTCGTCGAGCGCTGGCAGTTCAACCTTGTTCAGGTGTTCAAAGCGACGCGGTGA
- a CDS encoding amidohydrolase family protein, with product MARIHLGHIFHLAGSPLVSEAVDALVSIPGGALVVEDDGKVAFCGDRAGVPLKYRSTPVTDHRPGFLLPGFVDTHVHFPQTFAGDSYNGGQLLEWLNYCIYPSEARFADQNFARRAAVEFCDRRIASGTTAAMVFGSPFPEAQDALFTETARRGLRIVSGRGIQTVGPQAAKPLMTSEDDAIRLAREEINKWHGADTGNVHTARLHVALVPRFAIAVTAETLKRLGELYDSVRDRGVYFHTHLNENNRPGSGEVDTTKQIYQVDSYLDTYDGKFLPGSKAGGPSMLGRRSIMAHAVHCQDVELQRMSETGTSIAHCPVSQQFLGSGTMPWLRTVASGVNIAAGTDFGGGDEWPIPQVLAAAFKVHICEPGDAGVTMHPAEMLFLGTLGGARALDMEDRFGNFDVGKEADFVVIDPNRTPALRAVITEGVRSDDPAMARDQTLFGLLMRTRETSINGTYVQGRRL from the coding sequence GTGGCTCGGATTCACCTTGGGCACATTTTCCACCTCGCCGGCTCTCCGCTGGTGTCCGAAGCCGTCGACGCGCTGGTGTCAATCCCGGGAGGCGCATTGGTGGTCGAAGACGACGGCAAGGTCGCGTTCTGCGGTGACCGCGCCGGCGTCCCACTCAAGTACCGGTCGACACCCGTGACGGATCACCGGCCCGGGTTTCTGCTTCCGGGCTTCGTGGATACCCACGTTCATTTCCCGCAGACCTTCGCCGGCGACTCCTACAACGGTGGGCAACTGCTGGAATGGCTGAACTACTGCATCTACCCCTCGGAAGCCCGCTTCGCCGACCAGAACTTCGCACGGCGGGCGGCGGTCGAATTCTGCGATCGGCGCATCGCGAGCGGAACCACGGCAGCCATGGTCTTCGGATCCCCGTTTCCCGAGGCCCAGGATGCCCTGTTCACCGAAACGGCTCGCCGCGGGCTGCGGATCGTCAGCGGCCGTGGCATCCAGACCGTCGGACCCCAGGCCGCCAAACCGTTGATGACGTCGGAAGACGACGCGATCCGACTGGCCCGCGAGGAGATCAACAAATGGCACGGGGCCGACACCGGCAACGTGCACACCGCCCGGTTGCATGTGGCGCTGGTACCGCGATTCGCGATCGCGGTCACCGCGGAGACTCTGAAAAGGCTTGGCGAACTTTATGATTCGGTCCGAGATCGCGGCGTGTACTTCCACACGCACCTCAACGAGAACAACCGCCCGGGCAGCGGCGAAGTCGACACGACCAAGCAGATTTATCAGGTCGACTCCTACCTGGACACCTACGACGGCAAGTTTCTGCCCGGCTCCAAAGCCGGCGGCCCGAGCATGCTCGGGCGGCGCAGCATCATGGCGCACGCGGTGCACTGCCAGGACGTGGAGCTGCAGCGGATGTCGGAGACGGGCACGTCGATCGCGCATTGCCCCGTGTCACAGCAGTTCCTCGGCTCCGGCACCATGCCGTGGCTTCGCACGGTTGCTTCGGGGGTAAACATCGCCGCCGGAACGGATTTCGGCGGCGGAGACGAGTGGCCGATTCCGCAGGTGCTCGCCGCGGCGTTCAAGGTACACATCTGCGAGCCGGGCGACGCGGGCGTGACGATGCATCCGGCCGAGATGCTGTTCCTCGGAACGCTCGGCGGTGCCCGCGCGCTCGACATGGAGGACCGTTTCGGCAACTTCGACGTGGGCAAGGAGGCCGACTTCGTCGTCATCGACCCGAACCGCACACCCGCGCTGCGGGCCGTGATCACCGAGGGCGTGCGATCCGACGACCCGGCGATGGCCCGGGACCAGACGCTGTTCGGCTTGCTGATGCGAACGCGCGAGACCTCCATCAACGGTACCTACGTTCAGGGCCGCCGGCTGTAA
- a CDS encoding GAP family protein, with translation MRGLLPVAGSWSSLLTTLIPLALVIAISPLSLIPAVLVLHAPQPRPAGLAFLGGWLFGLVAQTVLFVEGSGALGGMHKSPPAWASWLRVVLGSALILFGIYRWVTRHRHTESPAWMRSFSTMRPRRAAITGLVLTVIRLEVLLMCLAAGVAIGTSDLHDVDKLSAGVIFVAVSASTVAVPILAYAAAGHRLDDLLERVKNWMEKNNAALLAAILVLIGLMVLHNGIRALYHW, from the coding sequence ATGAGAGGATTGCTGCCCGTGGCAGGAAGCTGGAGCTCGCTGTTGACCACGCTCATTCCGCTGGCGCTCGTCATCGCCATCTCTCCGCTGTCGCTCATCCCGGCCGTCCTCGTGCTGCACGCACCGCAACCGCGGCCGGCCGGGCTGGCCTTCCTCGGCGGCTGGCTGTTCGGGCTGGTGGCACAGACGGTGCTCTTCGTCGAGGGCTCCGGCGCCCTTGGCGGAATGCACAAGTCGCCACCGGCATGGGCGTCCTGGCTGCGGGTGGTGCTCGGGTCCGCGCTGATCCTGTTCGGCATCTACCGGTGGGTGACCCGGCATCGGCACACCGAGTCACCCGCCTGGATGCGTTCGTTTTCGACAATGCGCCCCAGGCGCGCGGCCATCACCGGGCTGGTGCTCACGGTGATCCGGCTAGAGGTGCTTCTGATGTGCTTGGCGGCCGGCGTGGCCATCGGGACCAGCGACCTGCACGACGTCGACAAGTTGTCGGCCGGTGTCATCTTCGTCGCCGTTTCCGCGTCAACGGTCGCGGTCCCGATCCTGGCCTACGCCGCCGCGGGTCACCGTCTCGATGATCTCCTGGAACGCGTCAAGAACTGGATGGAGAAAAACAACGCCGCGCTGCTGGCGGCGATCCTGGTCCTGATCGGTTTGATGGTGCTACACAACGGCATTCGCGCCTTGTATCATTGGTAG
- a CDS encoding bifunctional phosphatase PAP2/diacylglycerol kinase family protein, with amino-acid sequence MSRGPWQRARGIKQITRGLGTLDRELFVAVAETPTPLLDTVMPPLTRAADHSKLWFVIAGGLLATRKPSVQRGATRGLVTLGVTSLFTNQVAKRIRPRPRPLYDSVPVVRRAHRRPTSNSLPSGHSASAAAFAVGVGLENPPLGFGLALLAGLVGLSRVATGAHYPGDVVVGLGIGAGIAVLGGRLVPPVAEPALPQSEPLRVETPERPDGSGVVLVVNPASGSGTGARVIDQVRAELPKAEIVALGPDDDPEQALRDAASRAEVLAVGGGDGTVSTAAAVAVDAGLPLAVFPAGTLNHFAKDIGCDTVGKTVQAIRRGSVARVDLVCLNEGRIVINTASIGAYPAFVQKREKLEKRIGKPLAGFYAMLHTLRSDQPVRIRYDNKTLLTSLFFLGNSLYLPSGFAPSRRSRLDDGLIDVRILETGRRFATARILTALVFGRLRRSPLYHELQVPEFSFSAVDAPTIVAHDGEVGDEYSEASFTAKYRILPVFRPHR; translated from the coding sequence ATGAGCAGGGGCCCCTGGCAACGCGCGCGCGGTATCAAGCAGATCACCCGGGGTCTGGGCACCCTCGATCGCGAGTTGTTCGTCGCGGTGGCCGAAACTCCCACCCCGCTGCTCGACACGGTCATGCCGCCGCTGACCCGGGCAGCCGACCATTCCAAGCTGTGGTTCGTCATTGCCGGCGGATTGCTCGCGACAAGGAAGCCGTCCGTGCAGCGCGGCGCAACCCGTGGACTGGTGACGCTTGGTGTCACGAGCTTGTTCACCAACCAGGTCGCCAAGCGAATCCGCCCGCGCCCCCGCCCGCTCTACGACTCGGTGCCGGTGGTCAGAAGAGCCCACCGCCGCCCGACCTCCAACTCATTACCGTCGGGACACTCGGCCAGCGCCGCCGCGTTCGCCGTCGGCGTGGGTCTGGAGAATCCGCCACTGGGCTTCGGGCTGGCGCTGCTGGCCGGACTGGTCGGATTGTCGCGAGTGGCGACCGGCGCGCACTACCCCGGTGATGTCGTCGTCGGGTTGGGCATCGGCGCCGGGATCGCGGTCCTGGGTGGGCGGCTGGTCCCGCCGGTTGCGGAACCCGCTCTGCCACAGTCAGAACCGCTGCGCGTCGAGACGCCGGAACGGCCCGATGGTTCCGGAGTGGTGCTGGTGGTCAATCCGGCGTCGGGCAGCGGCACCGGGGCTCGCGTCATCGATCAGGTTCGTGCCGAGCTGCCGAAGGCGGAGATCGTGGCACTCGGTCCCGACGACGACCCCGAGCAGGCGCTGCGCGATGCCGCCTCGCGGGCCGAGGTGCTCGCGGTGGGCGGGGGCGACGGCACGGTGTCCACCGCCGCGGCGGTCGCCGTCGACGCGGGGCTGCCGCTGGCGGTCTTTCCCGCCGGAACGCTCAACCACTTCGCGAAGGACATCGGCTGCGACACCGTGGGCAAGACCGTGCAGGCGATCCGTCGCGGCAGCGTGGCGCGCGTTGATCTGGTGTGCCTCAACGAAGGTCGGATCGTGATCAACACCGCCAGCATCGGTGCGTATCCGGCTTTCGTACAAAAGCGCGAAAAGCTGGAGAAACGCATCGGCAAGCCGCTCGCCGGGTTCTACGCGATGCTGCACACGCTGCGCAGCGACCAGCCCGTCCGCATCCGCTACGACAACAAGACGCTGCTGACGTCGCTGTTCTTTCTCGGTAACTCGTTGTATCTGCCCAGCGGGTTCGCCCCGTCCCGACGCAGCCGCCTGGATGACGGTCTGATCGACGTGCGGATCCTCGAAACGGGTCGCCGGTTCGCCACGGCCAGGATTCTGACCGCGCTCGTCTTCGGACGGCTGCGGCGCAGCCCCCTCTACCACGAGCTGCAGGTGCCCGAATTCAGCTTCTCGGCGGTCGACGCGCCGACGATCGTCGCCCATGACGGTGAGGTCGGCGACGAATACAGCGAAGCGAGCTTCACCGCGAAATACCGGATTCTGCCGGTGTTCCGCCCGCATCGCTGA
- a CDS encoding TetR/AcrR family transcriptional regulator, which yields MDSRRTRTTGAEAAEKVLEAAAGLLVSGGVDAVSTRAVASAAGVQPPTIYRQFGDKQGLLDAVTGHVLQSYLQDKRRAVITDDPVQDFRDSWDLHVDFGLTYPDCYILAYVQPRPGKMPALARESLEILHGLIGRIGDHGLLKMSVKRAVEYVHAAAAGYVLAQIRIPPEGRDLELSTITRENAIAAIATDGFRQAAPSDLPGRAVALRESLRGSTNGALTPGEKAMLAEWLDRLADQADA from the coding sequence ATGGATAGTCGCCGAACGCGTACCACCGGCGCCGAAGCGGCCGAGAAGGTACTGGAAGCCGCAGCCGGGCTGTTGGTGTCCGGCGGCGTCGACGCCGTCTCTACCAGGGCCGTCGCGTCGGCGGCGGGCGTGCAGCCGCCGACGATCTATCGGCAATTCGGCGACAAGCAAGGGTTGCTCGATGCGGTCACAGGCCACGTGTTGCAGAGCTACCTACAGGACAAGAGGCGGGCCGTCATTACCGACGACCCCGTGCAGGACTTCCGCGACTCGTGGGATCTGCACGTCGATTTCGGCCTCACCTACCCCGATTGCTACATCCTCGCGTATGTCCAGCCGCGCCCCGGCAAGATGCCGGCACTGGCCCGCGAATCGCTGGAGATCCTGCACGGGTTGATCGGGCGAATCGGTGATCACGGCCTGCTCAAGATGAGCGTCAAGCGTGCCGTGGAGTACGTGCATGCCGCGGCGGCGGGTTACGTGCTGGCCCAGATTCGCATACCACCGGAGGGACGCGACCTGGAGCTGTCGACCATCACCCGGGAGAACGCCATCGCCGCGATAGCGACCGACGGCTTCCGGCAGGCGGCCCCTTCGGATCTTCCGGGACGGGCAGTCGCGCTACGAGAGTCGTTGCGCGGCAGCACTAATGGCGCGCTGACGCCGGGCGAAAAGGCGATGCTCGCGGAATGGCTGGACCGCTTGGCCGATCAGGCGGACGCGTAA